A genomic stretch from Kogia breviceps isolate mKogBre1 chromosome 1, mKogBre1 haplotype 1, whole genome shotgun sequence includes:
- the SPOCD1 gene encoding SPOC domain-containing protein 1 isoform X2, with protein MSQESAAEGSSTEDPVLSLHNSCGLFQEDMEETSSMVGSGAVLHLLGAIGYGQAGGLLPPKLEVLEDMMEVNSASPAQRPRRKERPMARGPAGCQEGAPVQEAGAECPGCGPVEAEEEEPGEQARREDSAQLQPQQEKLPLDTGVRGTVVRAMREALWSRLREHPGLVLSEEAVEGIAAGIEAALFDLTQATNGRYKNKYRSLLFNLRDPRNLDLFLKVVHGDVSPHGLVRMSSVQLAPQELARWRDQEEKRSLEIIEQLQKEPCSLPASKLTHKGEVEILRDMDQTLTLEDLVGPMVSIDRGPLALPATSKGTTEQHEHHFLDPSCRICMDWKPLWEQPASFIATRRMRDDAFQRAPSLVPMSSPEMPQTKENPPTEPKDRLQMPAGSTKALPSQPPWEGSLDMFSIKRFRVKAQLVSGHSFRLIWALPQVICSAGCIPPSAIWDFLASICPAEAKDVCVVRLCPQGSRDAPNCHLLYSYLNAKQRHGLAAVEQVGVVLLPLPAFQPLPSRLRPLGGPGLEATHSNLLLAVLLPKAGLLATAESSPLWGKVRKILSFNRKVEMRCYQPEATGPEVALKGSPPAVGALQQGQGKGSLAPRGICAWQRPPRGRGRLWGEPETWQSPGRGQRPPNPGWHQSWHPYSASPAGHDQHLCRASCPRQALLQHLKSLVAMSHQFQASLRSLGQEQLPQPPAQPPAAPGILGLLCQSPAAPEPPGPALDSSLGSTDGAGSECPLPAEI; from the exons ATGTCTCAGGAGTCAGCTGCAGAGGGCTCCAGCACAGAGGACCCCGTTCTCAGTCTGCACAACAGCTGTGGGCTTTTCCAGGAGGATATGGAAGAAACCAGCTCCATG GTTGGTTCTGGGGCAGTGCTCCACCTCCTGGGGGCCATCGGCTACGGCCAGGCAGGGGGGCTCCTGCCTCCAAAGCTGGAGGTTCTGGAGGACATGATGGAGGTCAACTCAGCCTCACCTGCCCAGAGgcccagaaggaaggaaaggcccATGGCCCGGGGTCCCGCGGGGTGCCAG GAGGGGGCTCCCGTTCAGGAGGCTGGTGCTGAGTGTCCGGGG TGTGGCCCAGTGGAGGCTGAAGAGGAGGAGCCTGGTGAGCAAGCGCGGCGAGAGGACTCAG CTCAGCTTCAGCCCCAACAGGAGAAGCTACCCCTGGATACTGGGGTACGGGGCACTGTGGTCCGTGCCATGCGGGAGGCGCTGTGGAGTCG CCTTCGGGAGCACCCAGGCCTGGTGCTGAGTGAGGAGGCTGTGGAGGGCATCGCTGCCGGCATCGAGGCAGCCCTCTTCGACCTGACACAAGCCACCAACGGCCGCTACAAGAACAAGTACCGCAGCCTGCTGTTCAACCTGCGGGACCCCAGGAACCTG gACCTGTTTCTCAAAGTGGTTCACGGAGACGTCAGCCCCCACGGCCTGGTGCGGATGAGCTCGGTCCAGCTGGCCCCCCAAGAGCTGGCCCGCTGGCGGGAccaggaggagaagagg AGCCTGGAGATCATTGAGCAGCTACAGAAGGAGCCGTGCAGCCTCCCCGCCTCCAAACTGACCCACAAGGGGGAAGTCGAGATCCTGCGGGACATGGACCAGACGCTGACCCTGGAGGATCTGGTG GGACCCATGGTGTCCATAGACCGCGGCCCCCTGGCCCTGCCTGCCACGTCGAAGGGCACCACGGAGCAGCACGAGCACCACTTCCTAGACCCCAGCTGCCGCATCTGCATGG ACTGGAAGCCCTTGTGGGAGCAGCCAGCCTCCTTCATAGCTACCAGGAGGATGAGGGATGATGCTTTCCAGAGAGCCCCAAGCCTAGTCCCTATGTCCTCTCCAGAGATGCCTCAAACCAAGGAGAATCCTCCCACGGAGCCCAAGGACAG GCTCCAGATGCCTGCTGGGTCCACAAAAGCCCTGCCCAGCCAGCCGCCCTGGGAGGGGTCTCTGGACATGTTCTCCATTAAGCGGTTCCGGGTCAAGGCCCAGCTGGTCTCGGGACACAGCTTTCGGCTCATCTGG gccctgccccaggtGATCTGCTCTGCAGGCTGCATCCCCCCGAGTGCTATCTGGGACTTTCTGGCCAGCATCTGCCCAGCCGAGGCCAAG GATGTCTGCGTGGTCAGACTGTGCCCACAGGGCTCTCGGGACGCCCCAAATTGCCACCTGCTTTATTCCTACCTCAACGCCAAGCAGCGCCATGGTCTGGCAGCTGTGGAACAGGTGGGGGTGGTCCTGCTGCCCCTGCCTGccttccagcccctgccctccaggctgCGCCCTCTTGGAGGCCCAG GCCTGGAAGCCACTCACTCAAACCTGTTGCTGGCTGTGCTGCTCCCCAAGGCAGGGCTTCTGGCCACAGCAGAGTCCAGCCCCTTGTGGGGGAAGGTTCGCAAAATTCTCTCCTTCAACAGAAAAGTGGAGATGAGGTGCTACCAGCCAGAGGCCACAGGGCCAGAAGTGGCCCTGAAGGGATCCCCTCCCGCAGTGGGTGCCCTGCAGCAGGGCCAGGGCAAAGGCAGCCTGGCCCCAAGGGGAATCTGTGCTTGGCAGAGGCctcccagaggcagggggagACTGTGGGGAGAGCCTGAGACCTGGCAGAGTCCTGGGCGAGGGCAACGGCCTCCAAATCCAGGCTGGCACCAGTCCTGGCATCCCTATTCAGCTTCACCAGCTGGCCATGACCAGCACCTCTGCAGGGCTTCCTGTCCCCGCCAAGCCCTGCTCCAGCATCTCAAATCCCTCGTGGCCATGAGCCACCAGTTCCAAGCCTCACTGAGGTCCCTAGGCCAGGAGCAACTTCCCCAACCTCCTGCCCAGCCTCCTGCGGCCCCTGGGATTCTTGGCCTCCTCTGCCAGTCCCCTGCAGCTCCAGAGCCCCCTGGCCCAGCCCTTGACTCCTCTTTGGGGTCTACAGATGGAGCCGGCTCTGAGTGTCCCCTTCCTGCAGAGATCTGA
- the SPOCD1 gene encoding SPOC domain-containing protein 1 isoform X1: protein MREALWSRLREHPGLVLSEEAVEGIAAGIEAALFDLTQATNGRYKNKYRSLLFNLRDPRNLDLFLKVVHGDVSPHGLVRMSSVQLAPQELARWRDQEEKRSLEIIEQLQKEPCSLPASKLTHKGEVEILRDMDQTLTLEDLVGPMVSIDRGPLALPATSKGTTEQHEHHFLDPSCRICMDWKPLWEQPASFIATRRMRDDAFQRAPSLVPMSSPEMPQTKENPPTEPKDRVPPSRLQMPAGSTKALPSQPPWEGSLDMFSIKRFRVKAQLVSGHSFRLIWALPQVICSAGCIPPSAIWDFLASICPAEAKDVCVVRLCPQGSRDAPNCHLLYSYLNAKQRHGLAAVEQVGVVLLPLPAFQPLPSRLRPLGGPGLEATHSNLLLAVLLPKAGLLATAESSPLWGKVRKILSFNRKVEMRCYQPEATGPEVALKGSPPAVGALQQGQGKGSLAPRGICAWQRPPRGRGRLWGEPETWQSPGRGQRPPNPGWHQSWHPYSASPAGHDQHLCRASCPRQALLQHLKSLVAMSHQFQASLRSLGQEQLPQPPAQPPAAPGILGLLCQSPAAPEPPGPALDSSLGSTDGAGSECPLPAEI from the exons ATGCGGGAGGCGCTGTGGAGTCG CCTTCGGGAGCACCCAGGCCTGGTGCTGAGTGAGGAGGCTGTGGAGGGCATCGCTGCCGGCATCGAGGCAGCCCTCTTCGACCTGACACAAGCCACCAACGGCCGCTACAAGAACAAGTACCGCAGCCTGCTGTTCAACCTGCGGGACCCCAGGAACCTG gACCTGTTTCTCAAAGTGGTTCACGGAGACGTCAGCCCCCACGGCCTGGTGCGGATGAGCTCGGTCCAGCTGGCCCCCCAAGAGCTGGCCCGCTGGCGGGAccaggaggagaagagg AGCCTGGAGATCATTGAGCAGCTACAGAAGGAGCCGTGCAGCCTCCCCGCCTCCAAACTGACCCACAAGGGGGAAGTCGAGATCCTGCGGGACATGGACCAGACGCTGACCCTGGAGGATCTGGTG GGACCCATGGTGTCCATAGACCGCGGCCCCCTGGCCCTGCCTGCCACGTCGAAGGGCACCACGGAGCAGCACGAGCACCACTTCCTAGACCCCAGCTGCCGCATCTGCATGG ACTGGAAGCCCTTGTGGGAGCAGCCAGCCTCCTTCATAGCTACCAGGAGGATGAGGGATGATGCTTTCCAGAGAGCCCCAAGCCTAGTCCCTATGTCCTCTCCAGAGATGCCTCAAACCAAGGAGAATCCTCCCACGGAGCCCAAGGACAGG gtccctccctctaGGCTCCAGATGCCTGCTGGGTCCACAAAAGCCCTGCCCAGCCAGCCGCCCTGGGAGGGGTCTCTGGACATGTTCTCCATTAAGCGGTTCCGGGTCAAGGCCCAGCTGGTCTCGGGACACAGCTTTCGGCTCATCTGG gccctgccccaggtGATCTGCTCTGCAGGCTGCATCCCCCCGAGTGCTATCTGGGACTTTCTGGCCAGCATCTGCCCAGCCGAGGCCAAG GATGTCTGCGTGGTCAGACTGTGCCCACAGGGCTCTCGGGACGCCCCAAATTGCCACCTGCTTTATTCCTACCTCAACGCCAAGCAGCGCCATGGTCTGGCAGCTGTGGAACAGGTGGGGGTGGTCCTGCTGCCCCTGCCTGccttccagcccctgccctccaggctgCGCCCTCTTGGAGGCCCAG GCCTGGAAGCCACTCACTCAAACCTGTTGCTGGCTGTGCTGCTCCCCAAGGCAGGGCTTCTGGCCACAGCAGAGTCCAGCCCCTTGTGGGGGAAGGTTCGCAAAATTCTCTCCTTCAACAGAAAAGTGGAGATGAGGTGCTACCAGCCAGAGGCCACAGGGCCAGAAGTGGCCCTGAAGGGATCCCCTCCCGCAGTGGGTGCCCTGCAGCAGGGCCAGGGCAAAGGCAGCCTGGCCCCAAGGGGAATCTGTGCTTGGCAGAGGCctcccagaggcagggggagACTGTGGGGAGAGCCTGAGACCTGGCAGAGTCCTGGGCGAGGGCAACGGCCTCCAAATCCAGGCTGGCACCAGTCCTGGCATCCCTATTCAGCTTCACCAGCTGGCCATGACCAGCACCTCTGCAGGGCTTCCTGTCCCCGCCAAGCCCTGCTCCAGCATCTCAAATCCCTCGTGGCCATGAGCCACCAGTTCCAAGCCTCACTGAGGTCCCTAGGCCAGGAGCAACTTCCCCAACCTCCTGCCCAGCCTCCTGCGGCCCCTGGGATTCTTGGCCTCCTCTGCCAGTCCCCTGCAGCTCCAGAGCCCCCTGGCCCAGCCCTTGACTCCTCTTTGGGGTCTACAGATGGAGCCGGCTCTGAGTGTCCCCTTCCTGCAGAGATCTGA